In one window of Gemmatimonadota bacterium DNA:
- a CDS encoding MotA/TolQ/ExbB proton channel family protein: MFARGVIVIMAIMSLWSLSVAIAKMIHIYKSQQATRKFAPEFSRAIQEDSLEKAIALAEKNQKSHVARVLGGALSEVKTLIQDRATITSADINSAERAVERQMLITLAEFRRGMSIMATVGATAPFVGLLGTTMGIVTAFTGMAAAGASGGLAGISAGIAEALITTAFGLMVAIPAVWFYNYFTTKIENLTVEMTYSSKELIDYLIKSVGSEFGRSIFTKEFQAQKAVTGHGHVSG; the protein is encoded by the coding sequence ATGTTCGCCCGCGGCGTCATCGTGATCATGGCGATCATGTCACTGTGGTCGCTGTCGGTGGCCATCGCCAAGATGATCCACATCTACAAGAGCCAGCAGGCCACCCGGAAGTTCGCGCCGGAGTTCTCCCGCGCGATCCAGGAAGACAGCCTCGAGAAGGCGATCGCCCTGGCCGAGAAGAACCAGAAGAGCCACGTGGCCCGGGTGCTGGGCGGCGCGCTCTCCGAGGTGAAGACGCTGATCCAGGACCGCGCCACCATCACCTCCGCCGACATCAACTCGGCCGAGCGGGCGGTGGAGCGCCAGATGCTGATCACCCTCGCGGAGTTCCGTCGCGGCATGAGCATCATGGCCACGGTGGGCGCCACCGCGCCGTTCGTCGGCCTGCTCGGCACCACGATGGGCATCGTGACGGCGTTCACCGGCATGGCGGCCGCGGGCGCGTCGGGCGGCCTGGCCGGCATCTCGGCCGGTATCGCCGAGGCGCTGATCACCACGGCGTTCGGCCTCATGGTGGCGATCCCGGCGGTGTGGTTCTACAACTACTTCACCACCAAGATCGAGAACCTGACGGTCGAGATGACCTACAGCTCCAAGGAGCTGATCGACTACCTGATCAAGAGCGTGGGGAGCGAGTTCGGCCGCTCGATCTTCACCAAGGAATTCCAGGCCCAGAAGGCGGTGACCGGCCATGGGCATGTCAGCGGGTAA
- a CDS encoding biopolymer transporter ExbD: MIDIMLVLLIIFMIVTPLIAAGFKATMPKGKNLDSRPEGENEIILGVDAAGQYFLNGKGPVDPVVLEETLKAMYAARTEDKIVYFKADNQLKFGRIQDAVELVRRSGARVMAAITEPQVQGGLFDAAVKEE; encoded by the coding sequence ATGATCGACATCATGCTCGTGCTGCTGATCATCTTCATGATCGTGACGCCGCTGATCGCCGCCGGCTTCAAGGCGACGATGCCGAAGGGCAAGAACCTCGACAGCCGGCCGGAAGGCGAGAACGAGATCATCCTCGGGGTGGACGCCGCGGGCCAGTACTTCCTGAACGGGAAGGGCCCCGTCGACCCGGTGGTGCTCGAGGAGACGCTCAAGGCGATGTACGCCGCGCGGACCGAGGACAAGATCGTGTACTTCAAGGCTGACAACCAGCTCAAGTTCGGCCGCATCCAGGACGCGGTGGAACTGGTGCGCCGCTCCGGCGCCCGGGTGATGGCCGCGATCACCGAGCCGCAGGTCCAGGGCGGGCTGTTCGACGCCGCCGTCAAGGAGGAGTAG
- a CDS encoding biopolymer transporter ExbD: protein MIPMIDIMLVMLIIFMVSQPLARMALDIQVPPQETAAAKPTAASNQIVLELTVDGGYAINTQPVPKEQLDTQIHAIFDTRPAKLLFIKSAPERLYQEVIEAMDVARGAGVQVIGFTPAAP from the coding sequence GTGATCCCGATGATCGACATCATGCTCGTGATGCTGATCATCTTCATGGTGTCGCAGCCGCTGGCGCGCATGGCGCTCGACATCCAGGTGCCGCCCCAGGAAACCGCGGCGGCGAAGCCGACGGCGGCCTCGAACCAGATCGTGCTCGAGCTCACCGTCGACGGGGGCTACGCCATCAACACCCAGCCGGTGCCGAAGGAGCAGCTCGACACCCAGATCCACGCGATCTTCGACACCCGGCCGGCCAAGCTCCTGTTCATCAAGTCCGCGCCCGAACGGCTGTACCAGGAAGTGATCGAGGCCATGGACGTGGCCCGGGGTGCCGGGGTGCAGGTCATCGGCTTCACCCCGGCCGCCCCGTAG
- a CDS encoding amino acid permease, whose amino-acid sequence MQGLFVRKSVADCENDIAERGGLRRSLTKWHLTALGVGATIGAGIFATTGTAIVGDAVRPGAGPAIILSFVLTAVACGFAALCYAEFAAMVPIAGSAYTYAYASLGEFIAWIIGWDLIIEYAVGNIGVAIGWSGHFRELLEFFGLHLPAWLATDFRSARMAADALAAAGGGADPGTLYLASAITNAPHLGGIPIIFNLPAFLAVALITVILIRGVKESADSNNVMVLLKVGLILFFIAVGAFLIKPGNWSDPATGGFMPNGWAGVSAGAAIIFFSYIGFDAVSTAAEEAKEPARDMPFGIIMSLVICTVLYIALSAVMTGIAPWKALGTAEPMLTALEFANGPAWVLNFSRFIIALGAVIAMFSVLLVFQLGQPRIFFSMARDGLLPPFIAKVHPKYKTPYVGTIITGLFVGTFAATANIAEVVDLTNIGTLFAFVLVSVGVIVLRYKEPERVRPFRVPWVPVTPLISVVACLYLMLQLPCLTWRRFSWWLLAGLVIYFLYGAFHSRMRNPNGPGKFKMPWLGLLGVAVAAAVLHYLVFSRASCG is encoded by the coding sequence ATGCAAGGTCTCTTCGTTCGCAAGTCGGTCGCCGATTGCGAGAACGACATCGCGGAGCGTGGCGGGCTCCGGCGCTCGCTCACCAAGTGGCACCTGACCGCCCTGGGCGTCGGCGCCACCATCGGGGCGGGCATCTTCGCCACCACGGGCACCGCAATCGTCGGGGATGCCGTCCGCCCGGGCGCGGGCCCCGCGATCATCCTGTCGTTCGTGCTGACCGCCGTGGCCTGCGGGTTCGCGGCGCTCTGCTACGCCGAGTTCGCGGCGATGGTGCCGATCGCCGGCTCCGCCTACACCTACGCCTACGCCTCGCTGGGCGAGTTCATTGCCTGGATCATCGGCTGGGACCTGATCATCGAGTACGCGGTGGGGAACATCGGGGTGGCCATCGGCTGGTCGGGCCACTTCCGCGAGCTGCTGGAGTTCTTCGGGCTGCACCTGCCGGCCTGGCTGGCCACCGACTTCCGCTCGGCCCGGATGGCGGCCGATGCCCTCGCGGCGGCAGGCGGCGGCGCGGACCCCGGCACCCTCTACCTGGCCAGCGCCATCACCAATGCCCCGCACCTCGGCGGCATCCCGATCATCTTCAACCTGCCGGCCTTCCTGGCGGTGGCGCTCATCACGGTGATCCTGATCCGCGGGGTGAAGGAGTCCGCGGATTCGAACAACGTGATGGTGCTGCTCAAGGTGGGGCTGATCCTGTTCTTCATCGCGGTGGGCGCGTTCCTGATCAAGCCGGGCAACTGGTCCGATCCCGCCACCGGCGGGTTCATGCCCAACGGCTGGGCAGGGGTGAGCGCCGGCGCCGCGATCATCTTCTTCAGCTACATCGGCTTCGACGCGGTGAGCACCGCCGCCGAGGAGGCCAAGGAGCCGGCCAGGGACATGCCGTTCGGGATCATCATGAGCCTGGTGATCTGCACGGTGCTGTACATCGCGCTCTCGGCGGTGATGACCGGCATCGCCCCGTGGAAGGCGCTGGGCACCGCGGAGCCGATGCTCACGGCGCTCGAGTTCGCCAACGGCCCCGCCTGGGTGCTCAATTTCTCGCGGTTCATCATCGCCCTCGGCGCGGTGATCGCGATGTTCAGCGTGCTGCTCGTCTTCCAGCTGGGCCAGCCGCGGATCTTCTTTTCGATGGCGCGTGACGGCCTGCTGCCGCCGTTCATCGCCAAGGTGCATCCCAAGTACAAGACGCCGTACGTGGGGACCATCATCACCGGCCTGTTCGTCGGGACCTTCGCGGCCACGGCGAACATTGCGGAGGTGGTGGACCTGACCAACATCGGGACGCTGTTCGCGTTCGTGCTGGTATCGGTGGGGGTCATCGTGCTTCGGTACAAGGAGCCCGAGCGGGTCCGGCCCTTCCGGGTGCCGTGGGTGCCGGTCACCCCGCTCATCTCGGTGGTGGCCTGCCTGTACCTCATGCTGCAGCTCCCCTGCCTGACCTGGCGGCGGTTCAGCTGGTGGCTGCTGGCCGGCCTGGTGATCTACTTCCTCTACGGGGCGTTCCACAGCCGGATGCGCAACCCGAATGGCCCCGGCAAGTTCAAGATGCCCTGGCTGGGGCTGCTGGGGGTGGCCGTGGCGGCGGCGGTGCTGCACTACCTGGTGTTCAGCCGCGCCAGCTGCGGCTGA
- a CDS encoding sodium:solute symporter, producing MATLDLAVIALYFCLTLGVGLWVSRRQQTAGDYFLGARDLPAWAILLSIVATETSALTVISIPAVAARGDLTFLQLPLGYLIGRLAVSVWLLPGYFRGEQDTAYARLEHRFGTPTRRLTSGIFLVTRALADGVRVYAGAIPLAVLAGWDVAPAIVVMSLITLVYTWHGGLKAVVWVDVMQLMVYVAGGVVAFWIAAGMAGGPAAVLSQAAAAGKLRWIDPAISFTATYTLLGGVVGGAMLSAASHGTDHLIVQRLLASRGLAAARFALVGSGVVVFIQFTLFLLIGIAMWAAGQAPTDLPADQLFPRFVVNHFPHGLSGLIVAAVLAASMATHSSAISALASSVTHDFYASATGRRDPAHLLKVGKLASLVWGVLITVVALVFHATAGGGQTPVVVFALSIASITYGALLGAYLLAAAPARIGGPHVLLAVAASVAVMLTLFLAKAPLAWPWYVPAGALITLVVGFAGGAVRPHREGVA from the coding sequence ATGGCCACCCTCGATCTCGCGGTCATCGCGCTCTACTTCTGCCTCACCCTCGGCGTGGGCCTCTGGGTATCGCGCCGGCAGCAGACCGCCGGCGACTACTTCCTCGGCGCGCGCGACCTTCCCGCCTGGGCCATCCTCCTCTCCATCGTGGCCACCGAGACCTCCGCCCTCACGGTGATCTCGATCCCGGCCGTCGCCGCCCGCGGTGACCTGACCTTCCTGCAGCTGCCGCTGGGCTACCTCATCGGCCGCCTCGCCGTCTCGGTGTGGCTGCTCCCCGGCTACTTCCGCGGCGAGCAGGACACCGCCTACGCCCGGCTGGAGCACCGCTTCGGCACCCCCACGCGGCGGCTGACCTCGGGGATCTTCCTGGTGACCCGCGCGCTCGCCGACGGGGTCCGGGTCTACGCCGGCGCCATTCCGCTGGCGGTGCTCGCGGGGTGGGACGTGGCCCCCGCCATCGTGGTGATGAGCCTGATCACCCTGGTCTACACCTGGCATGGCGGGCTCAAGGCGGTGGTCTGGGTGGACGTGATGCAGCTGATGGTCTACGTCGCCGGCGGGGTGGTGGCGTTCTGGATCGCGGCCGGCATGGCGGGCGGCCCGGCCGCGGTGCTGAGCCAGGCGGCGGCGGCGGGCAAGCTGCGCTGGATCGACCCCGCCATCAGCTTCACCGCCACCTATACCCTGCTCGGCGGGGTGGTGGGCGGCGCCATGCTCTCCGCGGCCTCGCACGGCACTGACCACCTGATCGTGCAGCGGCTGCTGGCCAGCCGGGGACTCGCCGCGGCCCGCTTCGCGCTGGTCGGGTCGGGCGTGGTGGTGTTCATCCAGTTCACCCTGTTCCTGCTGATCGGCATCGCCATGTGGGCCGCGGGCCAGGCGCCCACTGACCTCCCCGCGGACCAGCTGTTCCCCCGCTTCGTGGTGAACCACTTCCCGCACGGGCTGTCCGGCCTTATCGTGGCGGCGGTGCTCGCGGCCTCGATGGCCACCCACAGCTCGGCCATCAGCGCGCTGGCCAGTTCCGTCACCCACGACTTCTACGCCAGCGCCACCGGACGGCGGGATCCCGCCCACCTGCTCAAGGTGGGCAAGCTGGCGAGCCTGGTCTGGGGGGTGCTCATCACCGTGGTGGCCCTCGTCTTCCACGCCACCGCCGGCGGGGGCCAGACGCCGGTGGTGGTGTTCGCGCTCTCCATCGCCTCGATCACCTATGGCGCGCTGCTCGGCGCCTACCTGCTCGCGGCGGCCCCCGCCCGCATCGGGGGGCCGCACGTGCTCCTCGCGGTGGCGGCGAGCGTGGCCGTGATGCTGACGCTGTTCCTTGCCAAGGCGCCGCTGGCCTGGCCCTGGTACGTGCCGGCCGGCGCGCTGATCACCCTCGTCGTCGGATTCGCGGGGGGCGCGGTGCGCCCCCACCGGGAGGGAGTTGCATGA
- a CDS encoding iron-sulfur cluster assembly accessory protein, producing MESTEPQVSTPGFTLILTDRAAEEVHKFMQAEDVPGESAGLRVSVLPGGCSGFKYSLNVEERALEDDSVLEVNGTRVFVDGFSMQYLNGITIDYVTSMQGSGFTFHNPNATGGCGCGSSFTA from the coding sequence ATGGAAAGCACGGAACCGCAGGTCTCCACGCCGGGATTCACGCTCATCCTGACCGATCGGGCGGCGGAGGAAGTCCACAAGTTCATGCAGGCCGAGGACGTCCCGGGCGAGTCGGCGGGCCTGCGCGTGAGCGTGCTCCCGGGCGGCTGCTCCGGATTCAAGTACAGCCTGAACGTCGAGGAGCGGGCGCTCGAGGATGATTCGGTGCTCGAGGTCAACGGCACCCGGGTCTTCGTCGACGGGTTCAGCATGCAGTACCTGAACGGCATCACCATCGACTACGTCACCTCCATGCAGGGCTCCGGGTTCACCTTCCACAACCCGAACGCGACCGGCGGCTGCGGCTGCGGCTCGTCGTTCACGGCCTAG
- a CDS encoding beta-lactamase family protein, which produces MRRRRAALGLAFGLLACAAPGAVAPVPAGLGAAAGFLDSVIADGVAPGAVLGVSLAGCHYYHGAGRLGQDDATRPDSTTIYDLASLTKVIGLTTATMAAVERRVLALDAPVVRYVPAFRDSAVTIRHLLTHASGLPAWRPLYQEAPTRAAALALVNATPLAATPGDTFVYSDLGAILLTQAVEQASGARIDTLVERLLAGPLHLRETRYLPPPSWRHRIAPTEDDPWRGRVLRGEVHDENAARLDGVSGHAGLFSSARDLLRIGDWLLEGLGTARDAPCAGAALPPGPAALSGFIRRQDLPPGSSRALGWDTPSGVSSAGTLMSRTSFGHTGFTGTSIWIDPTRRLVVVLLANRVHPTRDNPRFGPVRGQVADRVVRGLGIEALSR; this is translated from the coding sequence GTGAGGCGCCGTCGCGCGGCGCTGGGCCTCGCCTTCGGCCTGCTGGCCTGCGCCGCGCCCGGCGCCGTGGCGCCGGTGCCCGCAGGCCTGGGGGCCGCGGCTGGTTTCCTCGATTCGGTGATCGCCGATGGCGTGGCCCCCGGGGCGGTGCTCGGCGTGAGCCTGGCGGGCTGCCACTACTATCATGGCGCCGGCCGCCTGGGCCAGGACGACGCCACCCGCCCCGACAGCACCACCATCTACGACCTGGCCTCGCTCACCAAGGTGATCGGCCTGACCACCGCCACCATGGCCGCCGTCGAGCGCAGGGTCCTTGCCCTCGACGCGCCGGTGGTCCGCTACGTCCCCGCCTTCCGCGATTCCGCCGTCACCATCCGCCACCTGCTCACCCACGCGAGCGGCCTCCCGGCCTGGCGCCCGCTCTACCAGGAGGCGCCCACCCGCGCCGCGGCGCTCGCGCTGGTCAACGCCACCCCGCTCGCGGCCACGCCGGGCGACACCTTCGTGTATTCGGACCTGGGCGCGATCCTCCTGACCCAGGCGGTGGAACAGGCGTCGGGCGCACGGATCGACACCCTGGTGGAGCGGCTGCTGGCGGGCCCGCTCCACCTGCGCGAGACCCGATATCTCCCGCCCCCGAGCTGGCGGCATCGCATCGCGCCCACCGAGGACGACCCCTGGCGGGGCCGGGTCCTCCGCGGCGAGGTGCACGACGAGAACGCCGCCCGGCTCGACGGGGTCTCCGGTCACGCGGGGCTGTTCAGCTCCGCCCGGGACCTGCTCCGGATCGGCGACTGGCTGCTCGAGGGCCTCGGCACCGCGCGCGATGCCCCCTGCGCCGGCGCCGCCCTCCCCCCTGGGCCCGCAGCCCTCTCTGGCTTCATCCGCCGCCAGGACTTGCCGCCAGGTTCCAGCCGCGCCCTCGGCTGGGACACCCCGTCGGGCGTGAGCAGCGCGGGCACCCTGATGTCGCGGACCAGCTTCGGGCACACCGGGTTCACGGGGACTTCGATCTGGATTGACCCCACCCGGCGGCTGGTGGTGGTGCTGCTCGCCAATCGGGTGCACCCCACCCGGGACAACCCGCGCTTCGGGCCGGTGCGCGGCCAGGTGGCCGACCGGGTGGTGCGGGGGCTCGGAATCGAGGCGCTTAGCCGTTGA
- a CDS encoding DUF1343 domain-containing protein, translating to MTPAVRPGLEVLLSDSVHLVRGRRVALVTNQSGVDAAGRAGVDRLRGAGVHLVALFSPEHGFRGTADPGAAVSSTTDSATGLPIYSLYGRNSAPTDAQLAGVDVILVDLQDAGARYFTYLWTTVGVMRAAAPRGIPVVVLDRPNPIGGAVQGNVLDTAYRTPVGMLAIPMRHGMTLGELARLARHDLGLGTALTVVPVAGWRRQMYQDETGLPFVPPSPNLRTLDALIHYPGTCLFEGTTLSVGRGTEHPFEQVGAPGLDTAAVLAALRAAAPAGVSFQSVQFTPRRPGDGKFADTLVTGIRLTVTDRQRYDPIRTAVLLLAAVSDAGVPGGLFPPNPAHFDRLVGDGGHARGEVDQVIRGEGDARAGLLAEWAAELPRFLDRRRPFLVYPE from the coding sequence GTGACGCCCGCGGTCCGCCCGGGGCTCGAGGTGCTGCTGAGTGACAGCGTCCACCTGGTGCGCGGCCGCCGGGTGGCCCTGGTGACGAACCAGTCCGGCGTGGATGCGGCCGGCCGCGCCGGCGTGGACCGGCTCCGGGGCGCCGGGGTGCATCTGGTGGCGCTGTTCAGCCCGGAGCACGGCTTCCGCGGTACCGCCGACCCCGGCGCGGCGGTCAGTTCGACCACCGACAGCGCGACCGGCCTCCCAATCTACAGCCTCTACGGCCGCAATTCCGCCCCGACGGACGCGCAGCTCGCCGGCGTGGACGTGATCCTGGTGGACCTGCAGGACGCCGGAGCCCGGTACTTCACCTACCTGTGGACCACGGTGGGCGTGATGCGCGCCGCGGCGCCACGGGGCATCCCGGTCGTGGTGCTCGATCGCCCCAATCCGATCGGCGGGGCGGTGCAGGGGAATGTGCTCGACACCGCGTACCGGACGCCGGTGGGCATGCTGGCCATCCCGATGCGCCACGGCATGACGCTCGGCGAGCTGGCGCGGCTGGCGCGCCACGACCTGGGCCTCGGCACCGCGCTGACGGTGGTGCCCGTGGCCGGCTGGCGGCGGCAGATGTACCAGGACGAGACCGGCCTGCCGTTCGTCCCTCCGTCCCCCAATCTCCGGACCCTGGACGCGCTGATCCACTATCCCGGCACCTGCCTGTTCGAGGGCACCACGCTCTCGGTGGGACGGGGGACCGAGCATCCCTTCGAACAGGTGGGGGCGCCCGGCCTTGATACCGCGGCCGTGCTGGCGGCCCTGCGCGCTGCCGCCCCGGCGGGGGTGTCGTTCCAGTCCGTGCAGTTCACCCCGCGCCGGCCGGGCGACGGCAAGTTCGCCGATACGCTGGTCACGGGGATCCGCCTCACGGTCACCGACCGCCAGCGCTACGACCCCATCCGGACCGCGGTCCTGCTGCTCGCCGCCGTGAGCGACGCGGGCGTGCCGGGGGGGCTCTTCCCGCCCAACCCCGCCCACTTCGACCGGCTGGTCGGCGATGGCGGCCATGCGCGGGGGGAGGTGGACCAGGTGATCCGGGGCGAGGGCGACGCCCGCGCCGGCCTCCTGGCCGAGTGGGCCGCCGAACTGCCGCGGTTCCTCGACCGTCGACGGCCCTTCCTCGTCTATCCCGAATAG
- a CDS encoding CDP-alcohol phosphatidyltransferase family protein: MKLIPKSVERVFYGLTRPMVEGLIRAGIRPNVITTIGTLLVVASAVAFGLGHVRLGGLLYLLSGVVDTLDGAVARANQQVTRFGAFYDSTLDRVGDGATFMGIAVFYLLAPDGSVTHRELAIIISMVAIIASLLVSYARARAEGLGIDCKVGMVQRAERIVGLSLPTLLWGAGPGGVVLFWIVAVLALTSVITVVQRFVYVYQVTEGAAAPEASKGQS, from the coding sequence GTGAAGCTGATCCCCAAGTCGGTGGAACGGGTCTTTTACGGGCTGACCCGGCCGATGGTCGAGGGACTGATCCGGGCTGGTATCCGTCCGAACGTGATCACCACCATCGGCACGCTCCTGGTGGTGGCCAGCGCGGTGGCCTTCGGCCTGGGCCACGTGCGGTTGGGGGGCCTGCTGTACCTGCTGAGCGGGGTGGTGGACACCCTGGACGGGGCGGTGGCCCGGGCCAACCAGCAGGTGACCCGGTTCGGCGCCTTCTACGACTCCACGCTGGACCGGGTCGGGGACGGGGCCACCTTCATGGGGATCGCCGTCTTCTACCTGCTCGCGCCCGACGGGTCGGTGACCCATCGCGAGCTGGCGATCATCATCAGCATGGTGGCGATCATCGCGAGCCTGCTGGTCTCGTATGCCCGGGCACGCGCCGAAGGCCTGGGGATCGACTGCAAGGTGGGGATGGTGCAGCGGGCGGAGCGGATCGTGGGGCTCAGCCTCCCGACGCTCCTCTGGGGCGCGGGCCCCGGCGGCGTCGTGCTGTTCTGGATCGTGGCGGTTCTCGCGCTCACCTCGGTGATCACGGTGGTGCAGCGCTTCGTGTATGTCTACCAGGTGACGGAGGGCGCGGCCGCGCCCGAAGCGTCGAAAGGACAGTCCTAG
- a CDS encoding inositol-3-phosphate synthase: MSTAGTPRPIAPAQGKLGVLCVGLGAVATTFIAGVELIRRGKAKPIGSLTQMGTIRLGKRTEGRAPLIKEFVPLADLNDLVFGAWDPVPDNAYQSCLHCGVLDKWEHVEPIKDFLQAITPMPAAFDQHYVKKLEGKNVKTAKTKKDLAEALRKDIRDFKAKHGCDRLVMVWCASTEIFIQPGPAHQTLAAFEKGMETNDPTIAPSMLYAWAAVMEGVPFANGAPNLTCDFPALEQLAKDKGVAIGGKDFKTGQTMLKTVLSPMFKARMLGVAGWYSTNILGNRDGEVLDDPESFKTKEESKLGVLEHILQPNLYPDLYGEIYHKVRINYYPPRGDNKEGWDNIDIFGWCGYPMQIKVDFLCRDSILAAPLVLDLAIFFDLAQRAKLSGIQEWLSFYFKSPQVAPGLYPEHDLFIQQTKMKNTLRWLMGESAITHLGVEYYEYGEK; encoded by the coding sequence GTGTCGACCGCAGGAACTCCCCGGCCGATCGCGCCGGCCCAGGGCAAGCTCGGTGTCCTCTGCGTCGGTCTCGGCGCCGTGGCGACCACCTTCATCGCGGGGGTGGAGCTGATCCGCCGCGGCAAGGCCAAGCCGATCGGCTCCCTCACCCAGATGGGCACCATCCGTCTCGGCAAGCGCACCGAAGGGCGCGCCCCGCTGATCAAGGAATTCGTGCCGCTGGCCGACCTCAACGACCTCGTCTTCGGCGCCTGGGACCCGGTCCCGGACAACGCCTACCAGAGCTGCCTGCACTGCGGCGTGCTCGACAAGTGGGAACACGTCGAGCCGATCAAGGACTTCCTGCAGGCGATCACCCCGATGCCCGCGGCGTTCGACCAGCACTACGTCAAGAAGCTGGAAGGCAAGAACGTCAAGACCGCCAAGACCAAGAAGGACCTGGCCGAGGCGCTGCGGAAGGACATCCGCGACTTCAAGGCCAAGCACGGCTGTGACCGGCTGGTGATGGTGTGGTGCGCGTCGACCGAGATCTTCATCCAGCCCGGCCCGGCGCACCAGACGCTGGCGGCGTTCGAGAAGGGGATGGAGACCAACGACCCGACGATCGCCCCGTCGATGCTGTACGCCTGGGCGGCGGTGATGGAGGGGGTGCCCTTCGCCAACGGCGCGCCGAACCTGACCTGCGACTTCCCGGCGCTGGAGCAGCTGGCCAAGGACAAGGGCGTGGCCATCGGCGGCAAGGACTTCAAGACCGGCCAGACCATGCTCAAGACCGTGCTCTCGCCGATGTTCAAGGCGCGCATGCTCGGCGTGGCGGGGTGGTACAGCACCAACATCCTGGGCAACCGGGACGGCGAGGTGCTGGACGATCCCGAGAGCTTCAAGACCAAGGAAGAGTCGAAGCTGGGCGTGCTGGAGCACATCCTGCAGCCCAACCTCTACCCCGACCTGTACGGGGAGATCTACCACAAGGTGCGGATCAACTACTACCCGCCGCGTGGGGACAACAAGGAGGGGTGGGACAACATCGACATCTTCGGGTGGTGCGGGTACCCGATGCAGATCAAGGTCGACTTCCTCTGCCGCGACTCCATCCTGGCCGCGCCGCTGGTGCTCGACCTGGCGATCTTCTTCGATCTGGCCCAGCGGGCCAAGCTGTCGGGGATCCAGGAGTGGCTGTCGTTCTACTTCAAGAGCCCGCAGGTGGCCCCGGGGCTGTACCCGGAGCACGACCTCTTCATCCAGCAGACCAAGATGAAGAACACGCTGCGCTGGCTGATGGGGGAGTCGGCGATCACCCACCTGGGCGTGGAATACTACGAGTACGGGGAGAAGTGA